A part of Pirellulaceae bacterium genomic DNA contains:
- a CDS encoding biotin--[acetyl-CoA-carboxylase] ligase translates to MKSTLVELLGQNWLRVAQWHQRVDSTNSLARHFVNEQPQQMPALFVADSQERGRGRSDHTWWSPPGCLMFTLAIPASLLPARRDCWGQLALLCGVVVAEAMEKVCPGLTVQLKWPNDLYLANRKAGGILIESVSSPDNQVAFLIGIGINVCVDWATAPEELRHRATCLSSQCGSRVEPSKVLSAFIHNLTRWLDGWGTGELHWYEPWAERCLLTGRLVKVRGNLSGQPVKVSPTPQILAGRCLGVGLDGQLLIRSEQGGVTPISVGEIIEM, encoded by the coding sequence ATGAAATCAACTCTAGTCGAGCTGCTGGGTCAGAACTGGCTTCGGGTGGCTCAGTGGCATCAGCGGGTTGACTCGACCAATAGCCTCGCACGGCACTTCGTGAACGAGCAGCCGCAACAAATGCCGGCACTGTTCGTCGCCGACAGTCAAGAGCGCGGACGAGGTCGATCCGACCACACGTGGTGGTCTCCACCGGGGTGCCTGATGTTCACGTTGGCCATTCCGGCTTCACTATTGCCTGCGCGTCGCGATTGCTGGGGGCAACTGGCGCTGCTGTGTGGCGTTGTAGTTGCTGAGGCGATGGAGAAGGTTTGTCCAGGCTTAACAGTGCAGTTAAAATGGCCGAACGATTTGTATCTCGCCAACCGCAAAGCGGGGGGGATTTTAATCGAGTCGGTTTCGTCGCCAGATAATCAAGTCGCGTTCCTGATCGGAATCGGCATCAACGTCTGTGTCGATTGGGCGACTGCACCTGAAGAACTACGACATCGGGCGACTTGCCTTTCCAGCCAATGTGGTAGCCGCGTTGAGCCATCTAAAGTGTTGTCGGCGTTCATCCACAACCTAACGCGATGGTTGGACGGCTGGGGTACGGGTGAGTTGCATTGGTACGAGCCATGGGCTGAGCGTTGTTTGCTGACAGGTCGACTAGTCAAAGTCAGAGGCAATTTGTCAGGCCAGCCAGTCAAAGTATCCCCAACTCCGCAGATACTAGCGGGCCGCTGTCTTGGAGTTGGCCTAGATGGTCAGTTGCTGATTCGCTCAGAGCAGGGTGGAGTGACGCCGATTAGCGTCGGCGAGATTATTGAGATGTAA
- a CDS encoding redoxin domain-containing protein, which yields MSEQTSSIWMEVSSCKRALLGSVILLWLGAVVSAAGFREEIAGLLPTESALDEPFTLDSQAKYYVFTFLGVECPVARQYGAKLQSLADRFQDRGVQFIGINSNPQDSKAELAKYQREVGVRFAMLKDPGQQVAKRFSATRTAEVVVVDAQGKVQYRGRIDDQYSPGVARSVAESHDLRDALDSLTAGLPVAIVETKPVGCLITYPKQPSQQPTVTFTKDVAPLLYQHCYECHRSGEIGPFDISDYDDLLGWGEMLVEVMEQKRMPPWHASPEYGSFRNERHLPADVLPIVRRWIDEGMAYGDTSELPAKPKYTDGWRLPQPPEMVFEMRNRPYRVPADKTIDYQYFVVDPGFTEDKWVSASQIIPGASSVVHHAIVFVRPPDGGDFVGIGWLNAYVPGQVPVIYPPGYARKIAAGSKLVFQMHYTPSGTEQLDITKIGLNFMDASQVTHQVYTLVAIDQDFEIPPHAPNHTVVASAQRLPKHGELLSISPHMHLRGKAFEVFTKQGAVTQTILKVPHYDFNWQHTYEYNQPIPLNEIDDISITATFDNSKDNPFNPNPDEFVMWGDQTWEEMTLAYLDVAVSMDLVRFASVVREFRVNTQNESTASNVVSASTSEQSAEELQLATAFAEEFMAKHDRNGDGALTRSEVPTIFGDYAFWSVDRDYDQRLTREELIQAFRESRDRSR from the coding sequence ATGTCAGAGCAAACGAGTTCGATTTGGATGGAAGTCAGCAGTTGCAAGAGAGCGTTGTTGGGTAGCGTTATCCTGTTGTGGCTGGGGGCTGTGGTCAGCGCTGCGGGCTTTCGTGAAGAGATCGCTGGTTTGCTACCGACGGAGTCGGCGTTGGATGAGCCGTTTACGTTGGATTCGCAAGCCAAGTATTACGTCTTCACCTTCTTGGGAGTCGAATGTCCAGTGGCACGTCAGTACGGCGCCAAACTGCAATCACTGGCAGATCGATTCCAAGATCGCGGGGTGCAGTTTATTGGCATTAACAGTAATCCTCAGGACTCGAAGGCAGAACTTGCCAAGTACCAGCGCGAGGTTGGCGTTCGGTTTGCGATGCTGAAAGACCCAGGCCAACAAGTCGCTAAGCGATTTTCCGCGACTCGCACCGCCGAGGTCGTAGTCGTGGACGCTCAGGGCAAAGTCCAATATCGCGGACGCATTGACGATCAATACTCACCAGGTGTCGCGCGATCGGTCGCTGAATCACATGACCTGCGAGATGCCCTCGATAGCCTGACTGCTGGGCTGCCGGTGGCGATCGTCGAAACGAAGCCGGTTGGCTGTTTGATTACCTATCCCAAGCAACCTAGCCAGCAGCCGACAGTCACGTTCACTAAGGATGTTGCGCCGCTGCTGTACCAACACTGTTATGAATGTCATCGCAGCGGCGAGATAGGTCCGTTTGATATCTCGGACTACGACGACTTGCTGGGCTGGGGCGAAATGTTGGTTGAGGTCATGGAGCAGAAGCGTATGCCACCCTGGCACGCTAGCCCAGAGTACGGTTCGTTCAGAAACGAGCGACACTTGCCTGCCGACGTCCTGCCGATCGTTCGCCGATGGATCGACGAGGGAATGGCGTATGGCGATACTTCGGAATTGCCTGCCAAGCCGAAATATACCGACGGCTGGAGACTACCCCAGCCTCCTGAAATGGTGTTTGAAATGCGCAATCGACCCTATCGAGTTCCCGCAGATAAGACGATCGACTATCAGTACTTTGTGGTGGATCCTGGCTTTACAGAGGATAAATGGGTCAGCGCATCGCAAATCATTCCTGGCGCATCCTCGGTTGTACACCATGCCATTGTATTTGTAAGGCCTCCCGACGGTGGCGACTTCGTGGGAATAGGTTGGTTGAATGCGTATGTTCCCGGTCAAGTGCCAGTGATTTATCCGCCGGGATACGCGCGTAAAATTGCGGCCGGATCCAAGCTTGTGTTTCAGATGCATTACACGCCCAGCGGCACTGAACAACTGGATATAACCAAAATCGGTTTGAACTTTATGGATGCCAGCCAAGTGACACACCAGGTTTATACCCTGGTTGCCATTGATCAGGATTTTGAAATTCCACCTCACGCGCCAAATCATACCGTGGTGGCAAGCGCCCAGCGACTACCAAAGCATGGTGAGTTGCTGTCGATTTCTCCACACATGCACCTGCGCGGCAAAGCTTTTGAAGTTTTTACCAAGCAGGGTGCTGTAACTCAGACAATTTTGAAAGTGCCGCATTACGACTTTAATTGGCAGCACACCTATGAATACAACCAGCCTATCCCGCTGAATGAAATCGATGACATTTCGATCACAGCGACCTTCGATAATTCCAAAGACAATCCGTTTAATCCCAATCCGGACGAATTTGTGATGTGGGGAGATCAGACCTGGGAGGAGATGACGTTAGCCTACTTGGATGTGGCGGTTTCCATGGACCTAGTGCGCTTTGCCAGTGTCGTGCGAGAATTTCGCGTCAACACCCAGAATGAATCAACTGCATCAAATGTCGTGTCCGCGTCGACTTCGGAACAATCAGCAGAGGAACTGCAATTGGCCACGGCATTTGCCGAAGAGTTCATGGCCAAGCATGACCGGAATGGAGATGGCGCGCTGACCCGATCTGAAGTGCCCACCATCTTTGGTGATTATGCTTTCTGGAGCGTAGACCGCGATTACGATCAGCGACTTACCCGAGAGGAACTCATTCAAGCGTTCAGAGAAAGCCGTGACCGAAGTCGATAA
- a CDS encoding MMPL family transporter gives MTEVDNYRSRTARFFAKFIDYPRLGVVLIFLLSLLSWAGFNYPDWPDAVYRKLTGSTESWFTSEDNQDQDDGWGRRPSRSRARSGGSAFGRADTLLVIQSKQFFTYEGAQVLRDLVDRLEALDSVASVSWMDNAPPLNIFGLAEPVVPRGQASEQRFAISQQKAVKHPLIVGQYLSPDAQTALMMISFDWLFVHEEADCTTKIIEVAKAALATHPSVNMQFSVTGPVPIRLMLMSERRGNEFKYQMIAYGIIFVMSVILFRGLSVVLVVGLAPMLGVIWTLGFLRYFGLEDNPFSPVIVPVLVSLVGFTDSVHMMVYVRKRLQLGEQPIEACRHALAAVGLACFLTSLTTAIGMGSLVLSHHEVVRDFGLACVMGVCFTWISVMIVIPLACHTRWGSRLNRGADRGIIEQNLNLFTGGVRSFLKYPKTVSTASIALLMVLTGAALTLRPDDRTSNLMPKNSPAQMTLAHLDQSMGGLDVCRVEIAWNDPQQSPEQVAQLVQQVDQILSGEPLIGHPMSLTRLIDALPGEDSAIEKMSMVELLPPPLKRAVFNTEEQEAAVMFRVKDLGTATYKPVFERIDAALKTLMAQHPAYRLTMTGGPIWKWRDLYRVVLDLVFSLGTALIIITIVLAVAFKSLRLGVISILPNTLPIAASATYLVIIGQPLEMVSVCAFTICLGIAVDDTIHFLSRYSEEQHGAGTREEQIERAFHGVGTGLIMTSIVLIAGFGSVMTSPTPDIKTFAVLGVCSLTTALLADLFLLPALLIQFDKGKVS, from the coding sequence GTGACCGAAGTCGATAACTACCGTTCGAGGACTGCCCGATTTTTTGCGAAATTCATCGACTACCCCAGGCTGGGAGTGGTGCTGATCTTCCTCTTGAGCCTATTGTCTTGGGCTGGCTTCAACTACCCCGACTGGCCGGATGCAGTTTACCGGAAGCTGACGGGATCGACTGAGTCCTGGTTCACGTCGGAAGACAACCAAGACCAGGATGATGGCTGGGGCCGCAGGCCCAGTCGAAGTCGCGCTCGTTCCGGCGGCTCGGCGTTTGGCCGCGCCGACACGCTGCTGGTGATTCAGTCCAAGCAGTTCTTCACCTATGAAGGTGCGCAAGTGCTGCGAGATCTCGTCGATCGACTGGAGGCACTGGATAGTGTTGCTTCCGTATCGTGGATGGATAATGCGCCTCCCCTGAATATCTTCGGACTGGCTGAGCCGGTGGTCCCTCGTGGACAGGCCTCCGAGCAACGATTTGCTATCTCTCAACAAAAGGCGGTCAAGCACCCTTTGATCGTAGGTCAGTATCTGTCGCCCGATGCCCAGACAGCGCTGATGATGATCTCTTTTGATTGGTTATTTGTCCACGAAGAAGCTGATTGCACTACCAAGATTATCGAGGTGGCCAAGGCGGCCCTTGCGACTCATCCCTCGGTCAACATGCAATTTTCGGTCACGGGCCCCGTGCCCATTCGGTTGATGTTGATGTCCGAGCGGCGTGGCAACGAATTCAAATACCAGATGATCGCCTACGGCATTATCTTCGTCATGTCAGTAATTCTGTTCCGTGGCTTGTCGGTCGTGTTGGTGGTTGGCCTGGCGCCTATGTTGGGTGTCATTTGGACCTTGGGTTTTTTGCGATATTTTGGACTAGAGGACAATCCCTTCAGCCCGGTAATCGTGCCTGTGCTGGTGAGTTTAGTCGGCTTTACCGATAGCGTTCACATGATGGTGTATGTCCGCAAAAGGTTGCAGCTTGGCGAGCAACCGATTGAAGCTTGCCGACACGCCCTGGCCGCAGTTGGTCTGGCTTGCTTCCTGACTTCGCTAACCACTGCCATCGGCATGGGCTCTTTGGTGCTCTCGCATCACGAAGTTGTCCGCGATTTCGGATTAGCTTGCGTGATGGGGGTCTGCTTTACGTGGATATCCGTAATGATCGTGATTCCACTGGCTTGCCACACGCGCTGGGGATCGCGACTGAACCGCGGTGCAGATCGTGGAATCATCGAACAGAATTTGAATCTATTCACCGGTGGCGTGCGCAGTTTTCTGAAGTATCCCAAGACTGTCAGCACAGCTTCCATTGCGTTGCTGATGGTACTGACTGGTGCTGCACTGACACTTCGCCCCGATGATCGTACGTCCAATTTGATGCCCAAGAACAGTCCTGCGCAAATGACGTTAGCGCATCTGGATCAGTCGATGGGTGGATTAGACGTCTGCCGCGTCGAAATCGCTTGGAATGATCCACAGCAATCGCCGGAGCAGGTAGCCCAGTTGGTCCAGCAGGTAGATCAGATTTTAAGTGGCGAACCACTGATCGGTCACCCGATGTCGCTGACACGTTTGATCGACGCCTTGCCGGGTGAGGACTCGGCTATCGAAAAAATGTCGATGGTGGAACTGCTGCCGCCGCCTTTGAAGCGGGCTGTATTTAATACCGAAGAACAAGAGGCAGCCGTGATGTTCCGCGTCAAAGACTTGGGGACCGCTACTTACAAGCCTGTATTCGAGCGGATCGATGCCGCACTGAAAACATTGATGGCCCAGCACCCCGCTTACAGACTGACGATGACGGGTGGGCCGATTTGGAAATGGCGAGATTTGTATCGAGTTGTGCTTGATCTGGTGTTTAGTTTGGGCACTGCGCTGATCATCATCACCATCGTCTTGGCCGTGGCTTTCAAGTCCCTGCGGCTGGGAGTGATTTCGATTCTCCCCAATACATTGCCCATAGCAGCCTCCGCAACGTATTTGGTCATCATTGGCCAGCCATTGGAAATGGTGTCGGTGTGTGCCTTTACCATTTGCCTGGGGATTGCCGTCGACGACACCATTCATTTCTTGTCACGATACAGTGAAGAGCAGCATGGAGCGGGCACCCGCGAAGAGCAAATTGAGCGAGCCTTTCATGGAGTGGGCACTGGATTAATCATGACTTCCATTGTCTTGATCGCAGGCTTTGGTTCAGTCATGACCAGCCCCACGCCCGATATTAAGACCTTTGCCGTCTTAGGGGTATGCTCACTGACAACTGCCCTGTTGGCTGATCTCTTCCTGCTACCTGCGTTGCTGATACAGTTCGACAAAGGAAAAGTATCCTAA
- a CDS encoding mannose-1-phosphate guanylyltransferase, protein MLHAVIMAGGTGSRFWPASRTDNPKQLLKLVGDTTMLQSTYERLSGLVSAEHTLVMTNKQLVTAVRRQLPEVPPEHIIGEPSKRDTAACIALAASMIVRADPMAVMLVLPADHVISSSAQFHDCMRSGVKLIDQSPERIVTFGIRPTYAAESFGYVQRGEPMGAPEVHGAYRVASFREKPNRQTAEQYLQSGNYYWNSGIFMWRADTILTALRRFEPEMMRHIDAISAAVGTPGFNVTLQREFDQISAQSIDYAVMERYSDVSVIEASFRWDDVGSWQSIGRLTTPDEQGNCVRGKYLPIQSQRMIVYGSQEHLLVTIGMQDMIVVHTENATLVAPKEQEERVREVVKQLQSRNWDEFL, encoded by the coding sequence GTGCTCCACGCAGTTATCATGGCCGGAGGAACCGGCAGTCGCTTCTGGCCTGCTAGTCGCACCGACAATCCAAAGCAGTTGCTGAAACTGGTCGGTGACACCACGATGCTGCAGTCAACCTACGAGCGACTATCGGGACTGGTATCTGCCGAACATACGCTGGTGATGACGAATAAGCAACTTGTCACGGCTGTGAGGCGGCAATTGCCGGAAGTGCCCCCCGAGCATATTATCGGAGAGCCGTCCAAGCGAGACACGGCCGCCTGCATTGCACTAGCCGCCTCAATGATCGTGCGCGCCGATCCGATGGCGGTCATGTTGGTCTTGCCGGCTGACCACGTGATAAGTTCTTCTGCGCAATTCCACGACTGTATGCGTAGTGGCGTCAAGCTGATCGATCAATCGCCCGAACGCATTGTGACCTTTGGTATTCGCCCAACCTATGCGGCAGAATCGTTCGGTTACGTGCAGCGTGGCGAGCCGATGGGGGCTCCCGAAGTGCACGGTGCCTATCGCGTGGCCTCGTTTCGTGAGAAGCCCAATCGCCAGACGGCTGAGCAATACTTGCAGTCTGGCAACTACTACTGGAATAGCGGTATCTTTATGTGGCGTGCCGACACGATTCTGACCGCACTGCGGCGATTCGAGCCTGAGATGATGCGGCATATTGATGCCATTTCAGCGGCAGTCGGGACTCCAGGATTCAACGTCACACTACAACGCGAGTTTGACCAAATCTCCGCCCAGTCCATCGACTATGCCGTCATGGAGCGCTATTCCGATGTGTCGGTGATCGAAGCGTCGTTTCGCTGGGACGATGTTGGTAGCTGGCAGTCGATCGGTCGGCTAACAACCCCCGATGAGCAAGGTAATTGCGTTCGCGGTAAATACTTGCCGATACAATCGCAACGGATGATTGTCTACGGCAGCCAAGAGCATTTGTTGGTAACCATCGGCATGCAAGACATGATCGTGGTGCATACCGAAAATGCAACTCTAGTCGCGCCCAAGGAACAAGAGGAGCGCGTGCGTGAAGTCGTCAAGCAATTGCAATCGCGAAATTGGGACGAATTCCTCTAG
- the bcp gene encoding thioredoxin-dependent thiol peroxidase — MSEWIECGRPAPAFTLKDDRGQAVKLSDFKGHWVVLYFYPRDMTPGCTRQACAFRDSSAQLMEMGAVVLGVSTDDQASHAKFRDKYQLNFPLLVDAEHHVAELYGAWREKNLYGKKSLGIQRSTYLIAADGKVARLWKRVQVDGHDAQVLTALRELQAT, encoded by the coding sequence ATGTCAGAGTGGATTGAATGTGGTAGGCCAGCGCCTGCGTTTACGCTAAAGGATGATCGCGGACAGGCAGTCAAGCTGAGCGATTTCAAAGGCCATTGGGTCGTGCTGTACTTTTATCCGCGAGATATGACTCCGGGCTGTACGCGCCAGGCATGTGCTTTCCGGGATTCATCTGCGCAACTTATGGAGATGGGAGCCGTGGTGCTAGGTGTCAGCACCGATGACCAGGCGAGCCACGCCAAATTTCGCGACAAGTACCAGTTGAATTTTCCGCTGCTGGTGGATGCGGAGCATCACGTAGCTGAGCTGTATGGAGCATGGCGTGAAAAGAACTTGTACGGCAAAAAGTCGCTGGGGATCCAGCGCAGTACGTACTTGATAGCTGCGGATGGCAAAGTGGCTCGACTCTGGAAACGTGTGCAGGTCGACGGCCACGACGCTCAGGTCTTGACAGCTCTCAGAGAACTGCAGGCCACCTGA
- a CDS encoding LL-diaminopimelate aminotransferase, with the protein MATQVTSGEPQLAADPYFQSLFAARIGGASYGKGTEIYKFEKIKRAKRKALADFPDRQLIDFGIGENDSMADALVRDELARQVHLPSNRGYADNGIAAYKEAVSRFMERRFGVQLDPASEVNHCIGSKTALSMLPACLIDPGDITLMTVPGYPVAGTHTKYYGGSVHSLPLHAENDFFPDFDAISDETWRRVKLLVINYPNSPTGKTATVEFYQRVIQLALQHQFVVVQDAAHIMLSYDGPALSFLSVPGAKEVGVEVHSMSKGFDMIGWRIGWVCGHPRLVSALADVKDNCDSGQFMAIQHAAATALDNDQIADRVREKYRRRLTKLVRTLRDCGFDCQMPGGTYFLYTRAPRAAANVEFETAEQVSQHLITQQSMVTVPWNEAGQFLRFSVTYEAADEAAEDALMAETARRLKSLQLQF; encoded by the coding sequence ATGGCAACTCAAGTTACCTCTGGTGAACCGCAACTGGCGGCAGACCCGTACTTTCAGTCTTTATTTGCTGCGCGGATTGGCGGCGCTAGCTATGGCAAGGGTACCGAAATCTACAAGTTTGAGAAGATCAAGCGTGCCAAACGCAAGGCATTGGCAGATTTCCCTGATCGCCAGTTGATCGACTTTGGCATCGGCGAAAATGATTCTATGGCAGATGCATTGGTTCGTGACGAGTTGGCCCGGCAAGTACATTTGCCTAGCAATCGGGGCTATGCAGATAACGGCATCGCCGCATACAAGGAAGCTGTCTCGCGATTTATGGAGCGAAGATTTGGAGTGCAACTTGACCCGGCCAGCGAAGTCAATCATTGCATCGGCAGCAAGACAGCATTGTCTATGCTGCCGGCTTGCCTGATTGACCCAGGTGATATCACACTGATGACTGTGCCTGGATATCCGGTTGCAGGGACACACACCAAGTACTACGGCGGCTCGGTTCATTCCTTGCCACTACACGCCGAGAACGATTTCTTTCCCGATTTCGATGCAATCAGCGACGAAACGTGGCGGCGTGTCAAGCTGCTGGTGATTAACTACCCCAATAGCCCCACTGGTAAGACCGCTACAGTTGAGTTCTACCAGCGAGTTATCCAATTGGCGCTACAACACCAATTCGTCGTCGTGCAGGACGCAGCTCATATTATGTTGAGCTACGACGGGCCAGCGCTTAGCTTTCTGTCGGTGCCGGGTGCCAAGGAGGTCGGCGTCGAGGTGCATTCGATGAGCAAGGGATTTGACATGATCGGCTGGCGAATAGGCTGGGTCTGTGGCCATCCACGATTGGTCAGTGCACTGGCCGACGTCAAGGATAATTGCGACAGCGGTCAGTTCATGGCCATTCAGCATGCTGCAGCGACCGCCCTGGACAACGACCAGATCGCTGACCGGGTGCGCGAGAAGTACCGTCGCAGACTGACTAAGCTGGTGCGGACCTTGCGCGACTGCGGATTCGATTGTCAGATGCCAGGCGGCACTTACTTCTTGTACACGCGAGCCCCGCGCGCCGCTGCCAACGTGGAGTTTGAAACCGCCGAGCAAGTCAGTCAGCACTTGATTACGCAACAGTCGATGGTGACCGTACCTTGGAACGAAGCCGGACAGTTTCTGCGCTTTTCGGTTACTTACGAGGCCGCTGACGAAGCGGCAGAAGACGCGCTCATGGCTGAAACCGCTCGGCGACTGAAATCGCTGCAACTGCAGTTTTAA
- a CDS encoding sigma 54-interacting transcriptional regulator: MNSDFKGGNSRQLGQLLDALGQPLAIVDRIGEIVFVNAPLCRLVGAQASELVGQGCSWQVAEDGAHSAIRTALAPPAGALDGRTVVRQLAVPVVFGSPQTGQAFIPLPDSEGAVHVVLVVLGNFEYLRRLLTTPAHTFAGSRTADQTLTEIRSRWKTLDGLTALVGSSPTVQLAMQRAQLAVAQPCNLLIYGPAGVGKLEIAQAIFRGRLKSSGLHAALGQCFPIECRVLDGQLIASMLEIFVERLQSEVPRTAQQLVLIGLDQLESAAVQLLRTWIDDHRDKCYIVATSSQSAAALAPRSSGWAELVTRIATLEIGLSPLAERRQDIAPLALQSLAEACLQADRAQLTLSAQAQDLLVAYAWPNNVRQLRAALAQAVERAVLTASVQPSHLPVAIRTFAGAVAASQKAAVAPVDLDAVLIEVEKIMLRKALQVSPRNRARAARLLGISRSRLLRRIDQLGLGDAQQPAE; the protein is encoded by the coding sequence ATGAATAGCGATTTCAAAGGGGGCAACAGTCGCCAGTTGGGGCAATTGCTGGACGCCCTAGGCCAGCCGCTGGCGATTGTCGATCGCATCGGAGAAATCGTGTTTGTTAACGCTCCACTGTGCCGGTTGGTCGGAGCCCAGGCGTCCGAGCTCGTAGGGCAGGGCTGTAGTTGGCAGGTCGCTGAGGATGGAGCCCACAGTGCGATCCGCACGGCCTTAGCGCCGCCGGCCGGCGCATTGGACGGCCGTACCGTCGTGCGTCAACTGGCTGTTCCTGTCGTGTTTGGTTCGCCGCAGACCGGCCAGGCCTTTATCCCCTTGCCAGATTCCGAAGGCGCCGTACATGTCGTCCTGGTTGTGTTGGGCAACTTTGAATATCTTCGGCGGCTACTGACCACGCCGGCACACACCTTCGCTGGCTCGCGGACGGCGGACCAAACGCTAACGGAGATACGCAGTCGCTGGAAAACGCTGGATGGACTTACGGCATTGGTTGGCAGTAGCCCTACCGTGCAACTTGCCATGCAGCGCGCCCAACTGGCAGTGGCTCAACCATGCAACTTGTTGATCTACGGTCCGGCGGGCGTTGGCAAACTGGAAATCGCCCAAGCGATTTTTCGCGGGCGCCTAAAATCTTCGGGTCTGCACGCGGCGCTCGGACAATGTTTTCCGATTGAGTGTCGAGTACTGGACGGCCAACTAATCGCCAGCATGTTAGAGATCTTTGTGGAGCGCTTACAATCTGAGGTGCCGAGAACTGCGCAGCAGCTGGTGCTGATTGGACTGGATCAACTTGAAAGTGCAGCGGTCCAGCTCCTACGGACATGGATAGATGACCACCGTGACAAGTGCTACATCGTTGCTACCAGCAGTCAATCAGCAGCGGCCTTAGCCCCGCGCAGTTCAGGTTGGGCAGAGCTTGTAACCCGCATTGCTACTTTAGAAATCGGACTTTCGCCACTGGCGGAACGCCGGCAAGACATCGCACCGTTGGCGCTGCAGTCGCTGGCCGAAGCCTGCTTGCAAGCTGACCGAGCGCAATTGACACTGTCTGCCCAAGCGCAAGACCTGTTGGTAGCCTATGCCTGGCCAAACAACGTTCGGCAGCTTCGCGCGGCGCTGGCGCAAGCCGTGGAGCGTGCCGTATTGACCGCGTCAGTTCAACCTTCGCATTTGCCGGTGGCCATTCGAACCTTCGCTGGCGCGGTGGCTGCGAGCCAGAAGGCGGCCGTTGCGCCGGTGGACTTGGATGCGGTGCTCATTGAAGTCGAAAAAATCATGCTTCGCAAAGCACTGCAAGTGTCGCCTCGCAATCGGGCTCGCGCAGCCCGGCTACTTGGCATCAGCCGCTCACGGTTGCTACGGCGTATCGACCAGCTTGGGCTTGGCGATGCTCAACAGCCTGCAGAATAG